A window from Opitutia bacterium ISCC 52 encodes these proteins:
- a CDS encoding methylated-DNA--[protein]-cysteine S-methyltransferase, which translates to MLWIVNRNDQIERIIQRLGESFQDQPSLDELAGEVGLSPDHFQRVFKRWVGISPKQFRGYLTFEYAKSCLGKNQSVLDAALDSGLSGPGRLHDLFVSMESITSGEYKAGGAGIQIHYGIHPSPFGYAVLAMSERGLCGCFFLPNADDELAKEAVVEYWPHAIVERSESKTSGVADQLFHSSGIKEKLLSLFVRGTPFQVQVWRALLQVPPGALCTYSDLAASIGRPSATRAVASAVGDNPISWLIPCHRVIRKGGNLGGYRWGLPRKKVMLAWEAHKLSG; encoded by the coding sequence ATTCTGTGGATTGTGAATCGTAATGACCAAATAGAAAGGATAATTCAGCGCCTGGGAGAGAGTTTTCAGGACCAGCCGTCGCTTGATGAGTTGGCTGGGGAGGTAGGCCTCAGCCCTGATCATTTTCAACGGGTGTTCAAACGGTGGGTTGGAATTTCGCCCAAGCAGTTTCGTGGGTACCTGACTTTTGAATACGCGAAATCCTGCTTGGGGAAAAACCAGTCGGTATTGGATGCGGCCCTGGACAGTGGTTTGTCTGGACCGGGGCGGTTGCATGACTTGTTTGTATCAATGGAGTCGATAACCTCCGGTGAGTATAAAGCAGGAGGTGCGGGTATACAGATCCATTACGGAATTCATCCTTCACCTTTTGGGTATGCCGTACTTGCTATGAGCGAGCGGGGTTTGTGTGGATGCTTCTTTTTGCCGAACGCTGATGACGAACTAGCAAAAGAAGCGGTGGTAGAATATTGGCCACATGCAATCGTCGAACGTAGTGAATCCAAAACATCAGGTGTTGCTGACCAGCTTTTCCATTCAAGTGGCATTAAAGAAAAACTGTTATCATTGTTTGTTAGGGGGACGCCCTTTCAGGTCCAAGTGTGGCGAGCCTTGCTGCAGGTCCCTCCCGGTGCGTTGTGCACTTACTCGGATTTGGCCGCATCAATTGGACGACCTTCAGCTACCCGGGCAGTTGCGAGTGCGGTGGGAGACAATCCGATCTCCTGGTTGATACCCTGTCATCGGGTGATTCGCAAAGGTGGAAATCTCGGAGGGTATCGATGGGGGCTACCTCGGAAGAAAGTGATGCTTGCATGGGAGGCACACAAATTGTCGGGTTAG